A region of the Stieleria neptunia genome:
ACCGGCCGGGCCACCACCGAGGACAACTAATTCGTGTCGGACCGTCTTCATGAGTTTGCGTTGTAAAAGGGGGGCTTGCGGAGATTTGCCAAAAGGGGCTGACCAAAACTTGCAGTGCACTGCCACTTGCAGTGCACTACCATAGGCGGCCGAGGATTCTTGGTAAATCACGGGGTTGTCCTCAAGCGGCCGACGGGGACAATTCGGGCGTGGTTGATTTCCCCCAAGCCCGCCGCCAACGCGACGGGGCGATGGCCCGACGCGACGTTCCCCCTGCTGGCGTTCCTTCCCTTGCCCAAAAAACGCATCCGAAAATATGCCGGTCCGGTGCTCGCGATTGCGTTATTCGCATTGGCGGTGCGGTTGCTGATTCGCGAAGCCCATCAAATCACGTGGGACGAATTCGTCCGTGGGCTGACCGGTGTGCCGGCCAGCCAGATCGTGATCGCGGCGTTTCTGATCGCGCTCAATTACGGGTTGCTGATCGCCTATGACATCTTGGCGCTGCGCTATGTCGCACGCTCGTTGCCGCTGCGGCGGATCGCGCTGGTCTCGATCGCCGGTTTCTCGCTCGGCAATAATCTGGGCACGCTGTTGGCGGCGGCGCCGATTCGGTTTCGGTTTTATTCTCAGTGGGGACTCCCGCCGGGCCAGATCGTCGCGTTGATCTCCGTGGTCGGGCTGACGTTCTGGAGCGGATGGTGGTTTTTGGGTGGGATGGTGCTGATCTGGGTGCCGATTCAGCTGCCCCCGGATGTGACGCTGCCGTTTGCGACGCAGACCTTGGGCGTCGTGCTGATCTCGCTGGCGATCCTGTATTCGTTGGTCTGCTTTCTGTGGCGAAAACCGTGGCCGATCGGGGAGCTGCATCTGCGTCCGCCGCGTCCGGGATTGATGTTCGTCCAGGCGTCCGTGGCGGCGGTGGATTTGCTGATCTCCGCGACGGCGCTGTACCTGGTCCTGCCCGGCGATTCGGTGGTCCCGTTCGCTCAGGTGTTGGCCGCCTACCTGGTGGCGATCGGCGTTGCGATGATGACGCAGGTCCCCGGGGGATTGGGCGTGTTGGAAGTCATCTTGTTGACGTTGCTCAAGGGGACCGTCGGCGACACCGTGTTGGCATCGGTGCTGATCTTCCGGGTGCTCTACTACTGGTTGCCGTTGTTGGCCGGCATGATTGCCTTGGTCGGTTATGAAATCTTCAGCGGTGCGGTCGCCGCCCGCGAAGCAACGGGAATCGTGATCGATCCGCAGCGCGCCGCCGACCCCGCCGCCATGGTGGGCTCGGCACACTCCGTCGACTCCGGACACGGGGCGGATTCAGGGGGCAGCGGCGATCAGGAAATCCTGCTGCCTGAATTCCAGGACGACAACAGGCCGACCGGCAGCTGAGCGGGCCGTCGTTTTTGTGAGCCGTGACGCGTAAGCGGCCGGGCAATCCGACGTTGCCCGAGGCCTTACGGCCGGCGGCTCACCATTCCCCCAGCAGATCCCGACTAAATCGACAGCCCGTGAGCGCGGATCGGTGGGATTGACGGATCGGGGATACCGGCTGATCGGCTATACTGGTGGAGACGATTTTCATCCCACCTCCCCCCGCCGATCATGATTCTCTCGATCACGCGTTCGTCTCTCCCCGGCTGGTTGTCCCCGTGGCATCGGCTGACCTGGTGTGTGCTGGTCTTTGCTGCCGGTGCGTTGGTCGCTGCCCGTCCGCTGGTCGCAGCCGACAC
Encoded here:
- a CDS encoding putative bifunctional lysylphosphatidylglycerol flippase/synthetase, translating into MISPKPAANATGRWPDATFPLLAFLPLPKKRIRKYAGPVLAIALFALAVRLLIREAHQITWDEFVRGLTGVPASQIVIAAFLIALNYGLLIAYDILALRYVARSLPLRRIALVSIAGFSLGNNLGTLLAAAPIRFRFYSQWGLPPGQIVALISVVGLTFWSGWWFLGGMVLIWVPIQLPPDVTLPFATQTLGVVLISLAILYSLVCFLWRKPWPIGELHLRPPRPGLMFVQASVAAVDLLISATALYLVLPGDSVVPFAQVLAAYLVAIGVAMMTQVPGGLGVLEVILLTLLKGTVGDTVLASVLIFRVLYYWLPLLAGMIALVGYEIFSGAVAAREATGIVIDPQRAADPAAMVGSAHSVDSGHGADSGGSGDQEILLPEFQDDNRPTGS